ATCCATATTTAAATTCTCTTTTTTTATAAAAATTGCTCCACAAGAAATAGTTATAAAAGAAGATATATTTTGATTTTTTTCGTGTTTAATTTTTAAGTTTTCTACAGAATCACACATATTAACTAAAAAATCTTTTGAAGAAATTTGATTTTTATTTAAAGAAATTAATGCAAATTCTTCTCCACCTATTCTGCATAAAATATCATTTTTTGTACAAAGATTTTGAACACATTGTGCAATTTTAATTAATGCTTTATCTGCATTATTATGTCCATAAGTATCATTATATAATTTAAAATTATCAATATCAATAAATGCTAAAGTTAAAGAAAAATCGAACTTTATAGCTTTTTCAATAAATTTAATTAAATTTTCTTCAAAATATTTTTTATTGTAAATTCCTGTTAAGTAATCAGTTATAACTACTTTTTCTAAATATTTTTTCTCTGTTATATTTTGTCCTAAAGAAGTAAATCCAAGTAATTTTTTATCACTTGAATAATTAGGGATTATAGTGGCATAAATCCAATAAATACTACCATCTTTATTTTTATTACTTATTTCTCCAGTCCAAATATCACCATTTCTAATAGTATTCCATAAATTGCTAAAAAATTTTTTACTATTTTGAGGATTTTTCACTACACTATGATATTTTCCTAGTAATTCATGTTTTTCATATCCACTTAAATTACAAAATGCTTGAGAAATAGAAGTTATTCTACCTTTTGAATCTGTTGCAGAAGCAATTATATATTTATCAATAAGCTCAAGATAATTATTTGAAGTATAATAAACGTTATTTAAATTAAAATCTGTGATTTTAAAATCATAAAATTTTTTATAATTTATAAAATAAAAATCTTTTAATTCTTCTATATTTTGAGTTGGTCTTTGAATAAAATAACCCTGTCCCAAATCACATCCTATTTCCACACAAGCAATATACTCCTCTAAGGTCTCTATACCCTCAGCTATAACTTTTATATTAAGTTCATGGGCAATATTTATAACATTTGCAACAAATAGTTTTTTTTTATAATCATTTACAATATCAGAAATAAAAAATCTATCAATCTTTATAAAATCTGGTGATAAATGATAAAGCATTTTTAAACCAGAATATCCCGTTCCAAAATCATCTATTGCTATACTAAAGCCTTGATTTTTATATGAATTTAAAACCTCTTCTGCATCTTTCATAGAATTAAACTGATGTTTTTCAGAGACTTCAAAAGTAACAAATTGTTTATCTAAACCAAAACAATCAAGCAAAGTATTTGTTATACCTGATTTATAATCATCCATTTCTAAAATTCGATTATCAATATTATAAAATAATAAAATATCTGGATTTTCTTCATAAAATGGTAGTAGTTTTAAAACAGCTTTTTTCCTAAGTTCTATATCTATACCAAATAATGTTTTGTTATTATAAGCATTGTCAAAAAAAACATCAATATCCTCACAATTTCGAAGTAATGCTTCAAATGCAAAAGCTTTACCATTTCTAAAATCAATTATAGGTTGATATGCAAAATCCAAATTTTTAACTGCATCTCTGTATAACTGATATAACATATTTTTAATCCTAAGTCTTTTAAATAATTAAAATATTAGGATTTTTTCACTTAGTATAATATTAATAATTAATATCAATATAAGTAATTAAATAATATAATACTCTTTGTTATCAATTAAAAAATTTTAAAGGTTATTAATGGAAAAAATAAAAGATATTTTAATATTTGGAACTTTTGGATGGGGTGTTCCTTTTGGAATTATATTTGCTTTACATAGATATTATATAGATAATATAACAACTCCTCCCTTTGGTTCATATATTGTTTTTTCAATTCTTTGTTTAGTTGCTGGAACTTTATTTGGTTATTTTACCTCTAAAATTAAAAAAGATGAAAATATATGAATATTTTAGTAAGTAGACCAAAAAAGTTTATTGATAAAACAAGAACTTATAAATTATATGTTGATGATGTTTTTATAATGGATATAAGAGATAGTGAAGAATTAAATATTGTATTACCTTTAAATTCAAAAAAAATTTGTGCAAAAATTGATTGGTGTAGCAGTAATGAATTAGATTTGAGTGAATTAAAAAATAATGATAAATTGAAAATTCATAACACTCATTCAAAAAATATTTTGATACCTTTTTATATATTATTTATAATATTTTTTAGAAAAAGTAACTATTTAAAGATTGAGAAAATCTAATTGGATTTAAACTTAGTGAATTTAAATCCAATTAATATCAATATTTTTTTGAATATTTTAAATGTATAACTAAAGTTATTAAAATAATACAAAAGAGTTCAAATATAAACATTTTATCAAAACCAAAATTTGAAACTATTATTCCTGCAATTACAGCTGAAATAATTCTCGTAAATGAAAAAATGCTTGATTGAACTGAATAATCAATAGCTCGTGATTCTTTTTTTGAATAATCCATAATCATAGAAAAAATTATAGCTGATGATAAAGCAATAGCTAAAGCTATAAAAGTAACACTTATGATTAGATAATAAAATGTTAGATTATACTGTTCAATAAAAATCAAAAGGCTTGTACTAAAAATATTAAAAAACATAAAAATAATAAGTAGACTCTTTTTTGAAAACTTCTTTCCAATATAGTTACTTAAAGCTCCTCCTAAAATAGCTATGAAACTTCCATAAATTCCAACCAAGATGATATGATACATTATAAAAAGAGTTAAAAAACTCTTTTTATTTACTGTTTCAATTGATTTAAAATTTTATTTGTATTTCTAATACTTATAATTATAGTTGCAAAAAGTAGTATAAATGCAAAAATTATACTTATAGTAACAGCAGGACTTGTAGAAATCTGCATATTGTTTCTACTTGGTTTTTCTTCTTTTTTTGTTTTAGATTCTTCAACTTTTTCAAATCCTCCTTTAGGAGGTATTCCCATTTTTTCCTCTGTATGTCCAGGTCCTCCATCTAAAACAATTTTATATGGAATTTTTGGAATATCAATAATCATCTCTTTATCATCTGTTAATCTTTGTTCAAAAAGAATTTCTTCCGAATTTAAAGCAATAATCTTAACTAAAGCACCAGCTGCACTCTCTCCTGTATTAAATTCACCTTCTATACTTATAGTTCCATCTTGATTATCTAAAACATTCAAAACTAATGAATGAGAAAAAAGATATATAGGGGTTAATACTAAGATAATTATATTTATTAATTTTTTCATTTTATTTTCCTTGATTTTTATTAAAAAGTTTAAATTCATCTCTATTTTTTGGAAGTTTTATTGCTATTAAAATCAACAATATTCCAAATAAAACAAGTGCAATATCAACTGCTAAAATATTTGAAGTTAAAATCATAGGATTAAAACTTATTAAATGGAAAATTGAAGCCACTATAAATAAAATTCCACCTATTAAAAAAAATTCTTTACTTGCTTCATAAGAGTTTGTTCTGTAAAATGACCAAAACAATGTAAATAACCAAACATTATAAAAAATTCCTTGTTGCCACAAAAATCTATCTTCTAAATCAAATGGTAAACTCCATTGTAAAACAAACAAAACTGCCGTTGCAGGAATAACTCCTATCATAGTTGCAAGTGATAATTTCCCCATCCAGTGATAAAATACTACTTTTCCTTGAAACTTTTTAGCTTTTTTTTCTAACCATAACATAACACCAAAACCAATTGCAACACCACAAAGTGCCATAACAAATGCAACTAAAAATCTTGAAAAAATATCAATACCAAATAAAAAATGTAAGAAAAAAAGTCCTTCAGCTACAAATACAGGAAAAACATTGTCGAGAACTTTTTTATTTTCTATAAGTTCCCCTGTATGTATATTAAAAGATACATAAGGAATATTAAAAATTCCTCCATTTAAAAATGGTTTATATGGGTTATAACCTACAAATTCAGCTTTAGCAGTTACATCTCCCCAGTTTATAAGTCTAATTTGTTTAAATGTTAATTGAGGATTTACTTCATTTGCTTTTTTTAGAAGTTCAGATAAAGGTAACATAGTAGCACTTATATTTTCTTTTTTTGTAGGTTTATTTTGAGGAAAAAGAACACTACCAACAACGCCATCAATTGCATTTGCTTCACCTTTAGTCAAAATTTTTGACATAGGTCCTGCACCTATTAATCCTACATTCATAACTGCCCCTGTTAGAGTAATAAGTAAAAATGGAATAAAAGCCCATGTAAAAATTTTTACATGTATTGTAGAAAATAGAGCTTGTTGATTTTTTGCCTTATAACTAAATTTAAACAAATATATTAATATCAATCCTGTAATTACTAAAACCATTGTCCCTACTGCAACAAAACCAAAAGATAATCTACCTATTAATTTTAATGGTTGTCCATAATGAAGTTGATTTAAAAACTCAGCTAAATTAGTAACTGTTTTATCTTCATCTTCTAATTTTTCTGTTGTTATTGGATTAAATACTACTGGTTTTACAAATCTATTTGATATGCTAACAGCTGGATCTCCCATTCTTCCAGGAATATTTATAATTATATTATCTCTTGGAAAATTTGGATCTTTTAAAACTTTACTTACCATATCATTATAATCAATCTGTGTAATATCAACTTTTTCAATATACCTAGAAGGTTTTTCCCAAGTTTGTATATAAGGTAAAAATATTGCAAATACTCCAAAAAATATTGCAAGATACATAATAATTGAAAAAGTAATTCCAGCTGCTATATGAAGTCTAAAAAGTCTTTGTTTAAATAATTTTAATTTTGAATCTTCCACAAAAACTCCTTAATATAAAAAATATAATGCAATAGAAAAAATAGTAGTTGGTACTATAAATTTTAACAAAGCTTCTAATTTAGTAAAAGATAAAGCAATCCAAGTAGCTGTACAAGCCCAAACAAAAGTATTAAACATTATAGAAAATATTGCTGCTTCTTTTATTTCTAAAGGAATTACAAAAGCAAGTAAAGTCATACCTAAATATGCTACAACTAACCCGCCAAAAATGGCGGTAATTGTTCTAAAAAGACCTATTGTCTTTCCTTTTTCTTCAGGAGTAGATAAATCATTATAAATTTTTTTTATCATTTTAGACTCTTTTAAAATTTATAAGCTATTGTTGCTAAAATAGTTCTTGGTGTTCCTACATATACTCTTGTTCCTGCTGCATTACTAGAAAGTGCTCCATCAATATATTCTTCATCACTTAGATTTTGTACACTTAAGTTTGCTCTCCAATGACCTTTTTTATAACCAACTGTTGCGTTATAAATAAGTGCTGAATCTAATTTTATATTATTTGCTTCATCTGCAAATTTGCTTCCTATATATCTAGCCCCTGCACCTATATAATAATCTGGTAGATTAAGTGCTGATAATTTATAAGTTGTAAATAAATTTGCTGTATGTTTTGGGATATTTCTTAAATCATTATCATTTTTATCTTTATTTTTAGTTGCTGTAAATCCATAAGATCCAATAATTGACCAATTTGAAGTAATATCACCACTTAAATCAAGTTCAAATCCTTGACTCTCTTGTACTCCACTTGCTTTATATTTTGTGTTAGTAGGATCATTTGGATCAAGTTGTGCTACATTTTCTTTTTCAATTTTAAATAAAGCAGTTGTTAAATCAAATCTATCATCAAATAGTTTTTGTTTAATTCCAAGTTCATAACCTTTCCCTGTTTCTGGATCTAAAATCTTATTATTTATATCTTTTGAACTATTTGGAGTAAATGATTCAGAATAGTTTGTGTATAAAGAAGTTTGTGGTGTTAGATGATAAACTAAACCAAATGATGGAGTTGTAGCATCTGTTTTTTGTCCAGTATTTGGTTTTGATTCACTATATCTTAATCCTGCATTAAAAATTAAATCATCAGTTAAATTTATACTATCTTGTAAAAAAGTTCCCCAAGATTCTACATTTGTTTTATTTCCTGACATATTTGCTGCATTTGGATGATCACTCAAACTTGTGAGGTATTCATAAATAGGATTTGATAAATTTATATTATATGGTTTAGTTGTATCATAAAACATGGTAGTTTGAGAATATGCTTTATTATAATCTGCTCCAATACTAATATTATTTTTTAAATTTAAAATATTTACTTCTTTATTTAAAGTATATTGTAAAGCATGTTCTTGAAATTCCTGTTTTTGGAAAGCATAATATCTTGTTAAAATATTTGTTGTTTGATTGTATCTTGCTGGCATATGTACATCACCATTGTTTCCAACATAATCAATATATCTATATTTAAAATTTGAATTCCAAGTATTAAAAGTACTATCAAAATCAAATCCAGCAATTTTTTGTGTTTTTTCAAACTCTTCATCAGGGTGTGAAATCATATTTTCTATGGGAGCTACTAATTCTCCTTTACTATTTACATAAGTACCAAAAGCTGAAGGTGTTGTTTCATTTGTATATTCTGTTACAAAAGTTAAGGTGTTATTGTCATTTATATCATAAGCTAAACTTGGGGCTACAAATACTTTATTTGTATTTGTATTACTATTTGTCCAACCCTCATCATATTTTAAACTTGATAATAATCTAAAATATATTGATTTATCTTCATTTAAACTCCCTGCTAAATCTATTTTCGGACTATACGATGGATTATCTGTTGCTTCAAATTCTATTGATGCTAAAGATTCTTTGGTTGGTTTCTTTTTAACTAAATTTACTATTCCTCCAGGACTTGATTCTCCATATTGTAAAGAATCAGGACCTTTTTGAATTTCAACTGCTTCAAAATTAAAAATGTCTGGGTGAGCCATTTTATTTGTAATTTTCATTCCATCAATCAAAATTGGAACTCCTGAAAATCCTCTCATAGATATTTGATTTGTTCTTCCATGACTATCACCTGTATATACAGTATTTGATGACATTTCTATAATATCCTCAATATTTTGAAAATGAGCATCTTCAATAACTGTTTGATTAAATGTTTGAATGGATTTTGCTGTATCTTCTTTATTTATTGCTGTTCTATTTAATTTTATTTTCTCATCACTTTGATAGTTTGAATTAACTTTTCCATTAATAGTTATTTCTTCAAGTTGTGTAGTTTCTTGTGCAAATAATGCTGAACTTGATAATAAAATTGCACATAGATTTAAAGATAAATTTCTTTTTGAAAGATTATTTTTCACTTTTTTTCTCCTCTAAAATTTTGAGGAATATTACTTTAAATGATAGTAATTATCAATATTTAAATATCAATAAAAGGAAAAAAATGTCTACGAAAGGGAGAATCTAAAACTTATTGATTTGTTTTTGATAAATACTTGGACTTACTCCAAAATGATCAGAAAAAAGCTTACTAAAATATCCTGTATGTTTGTACCCAACATTTAATGCTACTTCTTTTACACTATAATCTTTTTGCAATAACTCTTTTGCAACTTCTAAACGTCTTTTTTGAAGCATTTCTAAAATTGTCATTCCGTAGTATTCTTTAAAATCTTTTTTTAAATAACACTCATTTATAGCCGATTTATAAGCAATTTCTTTGATTGAAAGATTAGAATTATATTCTTGCATAATTATTTCTTTTGCTCTTTGTAAACTTGATACTCTATTTTTATCATAATTTAACATTAAATTATCCAAAGATTTAGCAACTTTTTCAATAGTATAATGGATTAAGTTTGTAGTTTTTGATTCTAAATAAATAGTTTTTAAAATGTCTTTGAAAGTATTTTCATCTTTAAAATAATCAAATAATTCACATTGTAAAGAGTCAATTTGTAAATCTTTTAAAATATAATAACTTTCTTCATGAGCTTTTTGCATATATTTTTGAATATCTTCAATAGAATACGCAAGTTTTAAAAAAAGTTCTTCCTTCATTCCAATTGCAAATTCTATTAAAGGTTCATTTTTTTTCAAGGGAACCTCCACATAAAAATCACTTGAAGAAAGACCTACAATAAAATGATTCTTTTTTAAAATATACTCTTTTTTGTCTTTGTAGATAAAATTTATATCTGTAGCTAAATTAAAAATTAAACTTGCCCCTGCAACATTACAATCTTCAACCAATAAAAAGTCTTTATGAGGGATAAAACTTCTCACAAATACAGCTATCCCATTTCCTAAGTCATAAAAGATTGTAAAACCTTTTCCAAACTCTTCTTTTATTGTAGCTATTGAAATTTCTCTTGAAAAAGGATTTGATATTTTTTTTGATACTTCAATTAGATTTATATAATTTATTTTTTCTATGTCTTTCATGTGTGGATTCTACAAAGTTTAGCATTAAAAACAAAATAATAAACTATAAACTTACGACTGGATTTCAAAATACCTGAAAAAGTACATTTTGTTTTTTGTTTTGTTAGTTAAATAATCAGTTTTTAGGAAAACTTAATATTTTGAAATCCATGCGTAAATCTACAATTGAAGAACTTGAAATAAATTTCAAGCTCTTTTTATTTCTTCTAATATTTTATTTGTATTTTTATTACTAAAATAAATTGCCAAACCAAACAAAATCAAACACAAAATAAAAAATAAAATTGTTATTAAATCCCATTCATTATTTGTATTTTGTGCTATTGATAGTTTTGAGTTTACTTCATTTACTTTTTCTTTTAGTTCTTCTTTAAATCCCTCAATTGGTGCAATACCATCTTTTACTATTGTATGTCCTGGTCCTCCATCTAATACAATTTGATATGGCTCTTTTGGAATAGAGATAGTTAATTCACTCTCTTGTGGAAGTCTCTCTTTATACAAAACTTCACCATTTACAAGAGACTCTAATCTTATCATAGCTCCTGCTGCATCTTCTCCTGTACTAAACTCTCCTACAACTGTTATTGTATTATCTCCATTATCCATAACATTCATTATTAGATTATGGGCATACAGACTTATACTTAAAAATATAAACACAAATATTTTTTTCATTTTATTTCTCCTTTTTTTTAATTTCTTTTCGTCCAAAAAGCTTGAATTTTTTCTCTATTTGTTGGTAATTTATAAGCAACAAAAAGTAAAACTGCCCCAAATATAAATAATCCAATATCAACACTTAAAATAGTAGTCATTCCCTCATTCCAAAGTCTAATAGGAGAAAAACCACTGTTGATAAAATGAATAATTGGACTAAGTACAAATAAAACTCCACCTAGATATAAAAACTCTTTTGCCGTTTTATATGAGTTTAATCTATAAAAAGCCCAAGTTAAACTTCCTATCCATAAAACAGCAAAAAGTCCTTTTTGTATTAAAACTCTATTTTCCATATCAAAAGGTAAAAGCCATTGTAAGAAAAACAGTAAACCAGTTGCTGGAATAACTCCAATCATTACAGCTAAAGAGAGTTTTCCAAAACCTTGATAAACAGGAATTCCATCGGGAAATTTTCTAGCTCTTTTTTCAAGCCAAAGCAACACACCAAAACCTAGAGCAAAGGTTGAAACACTCATAATAGCCACAACTAAAAACCTAGTAAAAGTATCAACTCCAAATAAAAAGTGTAAGAAAAAAACACTATCATAAAACAGTCCACTCCAGTGTTTGTCCATCACCGTTTGTTGTGTTATTAAACTTCCATCAACTCCACTTAGAGTAACGCTTGGTTTATTTGAAATACCATTTAAAAATGGCATATAAGGGTTATATCCCTCAAACTTTGCAATACCACTTGAATCTTGCCAATTTATGATTTTTACCATTTGAAAATCAATTTGAGGAGCTATTTCTTTTGCTTTTTTTAATAATTCATTTATTGGAAGCATTTGAGCATTATCATTTTTCTTTTCAAGTCTTGGTTCATTGGGATATAAAATAGGACCTGTTAAAGCCCATACATCATGACTTTCTCCCTTTGAAGCTAAATATGCCATGGGAGCAGAACCACTATAACCAATATTCATATACGCACCCGTTAATGTGATGATAATAAAAGGAGGAAATACCCAAGTAAATATTTTTCTGTGCCATTTTGAAAATGTTCCTGTTGGTGTTGAGGAACTATTTTTATACTTTATTTTTATTATTAAAATAACTCCACCAATCACCAAAAACATTCCAGCAACTGCCATAAAACCAAAAACAATATAACCAAAATCTTTAAAAGGTCTTCCATAATGCATGTGATTTAAAAAACTTGCTAATCTTGACAAATCACCTTCATTTTGTACTTCTTGATTTGTATTTGGATTAAATACTTTTGTTTCCACAAATTCTGTACTTATTCTAAGAGATGGGTCTTGCATATATCCTGGGAAAATTATCGAGATAGGATTAACTTTTGGATAATCAGGGTCATTTAAAACAGGTTCTATCATTGAGTTATAATCAATCGTTGTAATATCTGCCATTTGAAAATGCCTTGATGGCTTTTCCCATACTTGAATATAGGGAAGTAATATTGCAAAGATTCCAAAAAATACTGCCACATACATAAGTAACGAAAAACTTACACCTGTTGCCACATGTACTCTTTGGAGTCTTTGTTTTAATAGTTTATTTGATTCTTTTTCTATATTTTCGTTCATTTTTTTCCTTAAATATTATATAAAATAGCTATAAGAATTGAAAATATCAAAGCAGGAATCACAACTCTTAATAAGGCACTTAATCTACTTGGAGCAACACTTATCCAAATAGCAACACCAGCCCAAGCCATAGTATTAAAAAGTAAAGGAACAATTATTGATTCCCCTGCACTTCCAGGGATTATATAAATAAGTAAAGTCATACCTAAATAAGCTACAACTAAACCTCCAAAAATAGCACAGAGTGTTCTAAATAGCCCGATTTTTTTTCCAGATTGTTCTGGTATGGATAGAGTTTTTATTAATTTTTTCATTTTTTTCCTTGTTTAAAAAAGAGACTTTTAGGTCTCTTTTTATTAAAATTCCATTTTCATTGAAAGTGCTATATTTCTAGGTTCACCAAAAGAGGTTGAACTTCTCCAATACTCTTTATTAGTTAAATTTGTAACATTAACAATGTAAGTTGTTGGATATTTATCTAATTTAGTTTTATATCTTAACCCTCCATCATAAACTGTATAAGATGGAATAACATCTGTATTTACTTCATCTCTATATGATTTCCCTGTCCAATAAGCTCCACCTGTTACTGCTAAACCTTGAAGAGTAGGAATATTATACTCAGCATATAGTTTTGCCATTTTAGAAGCAGTATTTGTTGGTTTTTTCCCTTCATTTGATACAGCTTTATCTATTTCTAAATCCATAATTGTTCCACCAGTTACAACTGTTAAATTATCAGTTATTTTTCCAGTTACTGTTAGCTCTAAACCTTGATGAATCACTAATCCATCTTGAGTTAAAGTTGGTTTTGAAAGAGTTTGTTTTTCATAAGAGTTTGCTTTTTCTATTCTAAATAGTGCTGAACTTAAAAGTAGATTTTGTGAAAGTGAATATTTCGCTCCAAATTCATACTGTTTACTTACATAAGGGTCAAATATTTCTCCAGCATTTGAATAAAAATCTCCAACAATTGTACCACTTTCTAAAGATTTCATATATGTTGTATATGTTGTTAAATCTTCAAATGGTTTGTAAATTAAAGATAGACTTGGCGTTACATCATTAGCATCATATCCACCTGTTTTTTCACCATTAATATTGTAATTTTTTTCTTCCACTTTTGCATAATTGAATCCAACTAATGCACTCCAATTTTCATCAAATTTTATATCATCACCTATCATAAAATTTGTTTTTTCATTACGACTTGATAGATAAGTTTTATTATTAGTACTACCGATATAAGTTGGTCTTGAAACATTGTTCAATTGGTCTAATGTATAACTGCCTAAATTAACCCATTCCCAAGCACCTTCTATACCATTACTTTTAGTTTTATTACCTGAAACTCCCATGGTTAAAGTATGCCCAACTTTTAAAGTATTAAAATCAATATCTGTATAAACATAAGCACCTTGAGTTGTTGATGTATGAGGAAATGATCTATAATAATTAAGTCTATATGTCCCATCATAATTATCATAAACATAAGGCATAGACATATCATTTTCATGGTCAAGATGAATATATGCTGTTCTAAGTTTTACATTGTCATTGATTTGCCATAATGATTTAAATCCAAGTCTATCTTGAGAAGTATCAGAAAAAGTCCAATCAGGTGAATATCCTTGTTTAGGGTCCAAAATACTTGCAGATTGATTACTAAAAACTGAAGCTGTTAATTTATCTGTTTTATTTTTTTTGTGAGATGCATCAAATGTAAAAATTAAATCATCTGTAACTCTCCAATCCAACGCTCCTGCGATTAAATCTCTATCTATTTTTTGATTTTTGATTGCTGTTTCACCATTTTG
The sequence above is drawn from the Arcobacter cloacae genome and encodes:
- a CDS encoding TonB-dependent siderophore receptor: MRNIKRKIIPLSLCVSMVLGSQLLGAETTLLEEIKVSETAQNGSSENGYVVKETNGVGIWDKRSLQDTPYQMSIVSQDMIENTASGIDQIFKMNPVVQITKTSTTSGSWNTPEINIRGFSVSGNHILDGIPFSWVEGITTEELERVEILNGLSGFLYGVGYVGGAVNYVTKKPTHERLTNLTIGTTGNEAAYIHADLGGKIDEKGKFSYRLNALKQNGETAIKNQKIDRDLIAGALDWRVTDDLIFTFDASHKKNKTDKLTASVFSNQSASILDPKQGYSPDWTFSDTSQDRLGFKSLWQINDNVKLRTAYIHLDHENDMSMPYVYDNYDGTYRLNYYRSFPHTSTTQGAYVYTDIDFNTLKVGHTLTMGVSGNKTKSNGIEGAWEWVNLGSYTLDQLNNVSRPTYIGSTNNKTYLSSRNEKTNFMIGDDIKFDENWSALVGFNYAKVEEKNYNINGEKTGGYDANDVTPSLSLIYKPFEDLTTYTTYMKSLESGTIVGDFYSNAGEIFDPYVSKQYEFGAKYSLSQNLLLSSALFRIEKANSYEKQTLSKPTLTQDGLVIHQGLELTVTGKITDNLTVVTGGTIMDLEIDKAVSNEGKKPTNTASKMAKLYAEYNIPTLQGLAVTGGAYWTGKSYRDEVNTDVIPSYTVYDGGLRYKTKLDKYPTTYIVNVTNLTNKEYWRSSTSFGEPRNIALSMKMEF